Genomic window (Nitrososphaerales archaeon):
CCTACATCAATACCTATCTTGACCATAAGCTCGGGATAGCCATTTTCTTTTAGGATAGGGTTGATGGCATATTCCACTACCTTCATCATGGATCTGGCACAGTTCACGGCGTTGCCGCACACCTCTGCCAGGTTAGTTTCTGCTGAAAAATATGCGATAACAGAATCTCCTGCGTATTTCAGAACATAGCCTTGATACCCCGAGATGAGGAAGGACATCTCCTGAACAAAGATCTTTATTAGTGTAGCCAGTTTATCTGCTGGCAGCGTCATGCTCATCCTAGTTGAATCTGCAATGTCTACATATAGAACAACAACGTTAAGTGTCGTATTCATGTTTTCCTTGAGGTACTGTTCTGATGGTGTGATTGACGTTTCGAACTTAAATCCCTGACTTATAGCACGCTTAACTCTGAGCTGGCTTTCCAGAATGTAAGAGTAAAGATTTTCTATTTTCGATTCTGGTGTCGTTATAGGCTGAATTGTCATCTCGTCCATCAATATTCTAAAAACAGCCTCTGGAATGAAGATCTTTTCATTTTTGTCGAAGAAACCTCTCTCTCCTTTTACAACCTTTCTTTCATACCTCCTAGGGTCAAGCCTAACAGTAAACTGTATTTTCTTATCTCTACCTCTCCTTTTGATCACCTTGTCAATTATTAGCTCTAGGCCACTATTGCTCTTCATAAATAACAGTCCCTATTGCAATCTTCAACCTTAATATACTAAACTATCCTTTACTGAGTATTATATGCACATTAATATAGCAAAAAGTACTACCTACCTTTCGGGTGGGCCTTTTCTCTATGCTTTAGAAACCTGTTTTTGTCGGCAAATTTCATACCACAATACTGGCATCTGATCTGCTGAGACTCATTCTTCTTCTTGAATATGTTGAGCATGACAGTTCGTCACTTTTCAAGATGTAATAAATGTTTGGAAAAAACAAGTTTAAATGGCTTTAATCTGTTTTACTATTGGTGGCCTAGCCTTCCTGAAGACCCTGAAACCGCAAATACATTTCAATTCTGGTAGTCTGTTGAGTTCCTCAACGCTTGACCTAGTACCGCATCTCATACACTCGTAAAAAACATTGGCTAATGCCTTGCTCTGCTCTTCCATAGAAATTCTGTTCGAGAACCCCAATTTAAGCGTATGAAAATATTTTACTGTGTTAAAGAAACTTCTATGTAAACATCATCGGGTATCTTTAACCTCATCAGCTGCCTCATAGCACGATCGTCTGCCCCTAAGTCAATTACCCTTCTATGTACTCTCATCTCCCACTTATCATACGTATTGGTGCCCTGTCCTGAAGGTGCCTTCCTTGTAACCACTTTTAGTTTCTTAGTTGGTAGTGGTAAAGGTCCCTTTACCTTAACACCTGCCTTATCGCCTATGCTCCTTATCTCCGTACACACCTCCTCAAGCCGTGGCAAGTTGGTACTTGTTAGTTTGATTCGTGCGTGCTGTGTAACCATCTACATTTCACGTCAAGCCTTTGCAGTTACTTTCTCTGCTGTGAACTTTTCAGTTACTTCCTGTACTACACCTGCGGCTATCGT
Coding sequences:
- a CDS encoding adenylate/guanylate cyclase domain-containing protein; translated protein: MKSNSGLELIIDKVIKRRGRDKKIQFTVRLDPRRYERKVVKGERGFFDKNEKIFIPEAVFRILMDEMTIQPITTPESKIENLYSYILESQLRVKRAISQGFKFETSITPSEQYLKENMNTTLNVVVLYVDIADSTRMSMTLPADKLATLIKIFVQEMSFLISGYQGYVLKYAGDSVIAYFSAETNLAEVCGNAVNCARSMMKVVEYAINPILKENGYPELMVKIGIDVGENRIVKLGDDIDLLGYTMSIAGKMVEMAKPRQIIIGKWVYDQLKKPFRQLFSKMKMNRAWNYRDSREGKIYTLYCMDA
- the rpsJ gene encoding 30S ribosomal protein S10, with translation MVTQHARIKLTSTNLPRLEEVCTEIRSIGDKAGVKVKGPLPLPTKKLKVVTRKAPSGQGTNTYDKWEMRVHRRVIDLGADDRAMRQLMRLKIPDDVYIEVSLTQ